In the genome of Pelobacter seleniigenes DSM 18267, one region contains:
- a CDS encoding thiamine pyrophosphate-dependent enzyme, producing the protein MDEEKQIELLMGNEAIGLGLIEAGCQVAAAYPGTPSTEILQAVIDRQQQAVEPLHIEWSVNEKIAFEVALAASYTGKRSVAMMKQVGLNVAADPFMRTAYLGVKGGMLTVVADDPGPHSSQNEQDTRLFCLQGRVPVIDPASPAEAKQLISAAFELSEKYEMNIVLRPTTRICHSRQNVALGQPRELRRHADFKKDPARWAATPAFLPALHRKLNDNLAKIACEPDWQPRLTAGDGSYGRTALVAGGIAYAHLVDLLEELGLTGRLDLYQVVMPYPLNPDFKARLEADYERILILEETYPVIELQLDHPGAAGKQTGAVPREGELSPDVIYTALAAFLELPPPAEQPLERRGQRPSLCPGCPHRAAFYSIKKCFPKGIFPSDIGCYTLGMNLGAVNTVHCMGACISQGAGFFQSYRQDTADFPTIVVSIGDSTFFHSGIPALINAVIQQTRMIVVILDNATTAMTGGQPVPHMGIAAGGRPTRAIAIEPLVKASGVDFIECCDPYDNDRFEQLLNQADAYIRSPEGGVAVIISRHGCLMDPAVRKGQETATIRILESCIGCGKCVGAFECPALSLDTERKLALVDQDRCVGCGCCIPVCPVNAIIKEGKS; encoded by the coding sequence ATGGATGAAGAGAAACAGATCGAACTGTTAATGGGGAATGAAGCCATCGGTCTCGGCCTGATCGAGGCCGGCTGCCAGGTTGCCGCCGCCTACCCGGGCACGCCTTCGACGGAAATCCTCCAGGCGGTCATCGACCGGCAGCAACAGGCCGTTGAACCGCTTCATATCGAATGGTCGGTCAACGAGAAAATTGCCTTTGAAGTCGCCCTTGCGGCCAGCTACACCGGTAAGCGTTCAGTCGCGATGATGAAGCAGGTCGGCCTCAATGTGGCCGCCGACCCGTTCATGCGCACTGCCTACCTGGGGGTCAAGGGGGGAATGCTCACCGTGGTCGCAGACGACCCTGGCCCGCACAGCTCCCAGAACGAGCAGGACACCCGACTGTTCTGCCTGCAGGGGCGGGTGCCGGTCATCGATCCGGCCAGTCCGGCCGAAGCCAAGCAGTTGATCAGCGCGGCCTTCGAGCTGTCGGAAAAGTATGAGATGAATATCGTCCTGCGCCCGACTACGCGGATCTGCCACTCGCGCCAGAACGTTGCCCTGGGCCAACCGCGGGAACTCCGTCGCCACGCTGATTTTAAAAAAGATCCGGCCCGCTGGGCGGCAACCCCGGCCTTTTTACCGGCTCTGCACCGTAAGCTTAATGACAATCTGGCCAAAATCGCCTGTGAACCGGACTGGCAGCCCCGTTTGACCGCCGGCGACGGCAGCTATGGCCGCACCGCACTGGTCGCGGGCGGGATCGCTTACGCCCACCTGGTCGACCTGTTGGAAGAGCTGGGCCTGACCGGGCGGCTTGACCTGTACCAGGTGGTCATGCCCTACCCTCTCAACCCGGACTTTAAAGCCCGGCTGGAAGCCGACTATGAACGCATCCTGATCCTTGAGGAAACCTACCCGGTGATCGAACTGCAGCTCGACCATCCGGGCGCCGCCGGGAAACAGACCGGAGCGGTGCCGCGCGAAGGCGAACTCAGCCCCGATGTCATCTATACGGCCCTGGCCGCGTTCCTGGAATTGCCGCCCCCGGCGGAGCAGCCCCTGGAACGGCGCGGGCAGAGACCCTCGCTGTGCCCCGGCTGCCCGCACCGGGCGGCCTTTTACAGTATCAAAAAATGTTTCCCAAAAGGCATCTTTCCGTCCGATATCGGTTGCTACACCCTGGGCATGAACCTCGGTGCGGTCAACACTGTCCACTGCATGGGGGCCTGCATCAGCCAAGGAGCGGGGTTTTTCCAGTCCTACCGCCAGGACACCGCCGATTTTCCGACCATTGTCGTCAGTATCGGCGATTCGACCTTCTTCCATTCCGGGATTCCGGCCCTGATCAACGCGGTCATTCAACAAACCCGCATGATCGTTGTCATTCTGGATAATGCCACCACGGCCATGACCGGCGGACAACCGGTTCCGCATATGGGTATCGCGGCCGGAGGGCGGCCGACCCGGGCCATCGCCATCGAACCGCTGGTCAAGGCGAGCGGCGTCGACTTCATCGAATGCTGCGACCCTTACGATAACGACCGTTTCGAGCAGCTCCTCAACCAGGCGGACGCTTATATCCGCAGCCCGGAAGGGGGCGTCGCCGTTATCATCTCGCGCCATGGCTGCCTTATGGACCCGGCTGTGCGCAAGGGCCAGGAGACGGCAACCATCCGCATCCTCGAGAGCTGCATCGGCTGCGGCAAATGCGTCGGCGCCTTTGAATGCCCGGCGTTGTCGCTGGATACGGAGCGGAAACTGGCCCTGGTCGATCAGGATCGCTGCGTCGGTTGCGGCTGCTGTATTCCGGTCTGCCCGGTCAACGCCATTATCAAGGAGGGCAAATCATGA
- a CDS encoding branched-chain amino acid ABC transporter permease: MTDFLQFIFSGLTNGAIYALIALGFCVVNNTMGILNFIQVDFVTLGGMLMFSALFGIGLPVIPGLLLAVAGVALIAMLIERFGLRPARSENHMVLVFLTVGLSIILRGVIKLVWGKNRMALPPLTPDVPVEIFGASVLPQALWILLLTVIAIALLTWFFYRTPLGLSMRAVASNPKAAAIVGIPAGRVRLTSYAIAGALGGLAGVLVTPITTLSYDVGVLLGLKGFAAAILGGFGSFPGAVLGGLGLGLLESLSSGYFSSAYKDVVAFVVLVLVLFVKPTGLLGKE, from the coding sequence TTGACCGATTTTCTGCAATTCATCTTCTCCGGACTGACGAATGGCGCCATTTACGCCCTGATTGCCCTGGGGTTCTGCGTGGTCAACAACACCATGGGGATTCTCAATTTTATTCAGGTCGATTTTGTCACCCTGGGCGGCATGCTGATGTTTTCGGCCCTGTTCGGCATCGGCCTGCCGGTGATTCCCGGGTTGCTGCTGGCGGTGGCCGGAGTGGCCCTGATTGCCATGCTGATCGAGCGCTTCGGGCTTCGTCCGGCGCGCTCCGAAAATCACATGGTGCTGGTTTTTCTGACCGTCGGCCTGTCGATCATCCTGCGCGGGGTGATCAAGCTGGTCTGGGGGAAAAACCGCATGGCCCTGCCGCCCCTCACCCCGGATGTGCCGGTGGAAATTTTCGGTGCCAGCGTACTGCCGCAGGCGCTCTGGATTCTGCTGCTGACGGTCATCGCCATCGCCCTGCTGACCTGGTTCTTTTACCGCACCCCGCTGGGCCTGTCGATGCGAGCCGTAGCCTCCAATCCGAAGGCGGCGGCCATTGTCGGTATCCCCGCCGGGCGGGTCCGCCTGACCAGCTATGCCATTGCCGGAGCCCTCGGTGGCCTGGCCGGGGTGCTGGTCACCCCGATCACCACCCTGAGTTACGATGTCGGCGTCCTGCTCGGTCTCAAAGGCTTTGCCGCAGCGATTCTCGGCGGTTTCGGATCGTTTCCCGGGGCCGTGCTCGGCGGGCTCGGCCTGGGCCTGCTCGAATCCCTGTCGTCAGGTTATTTTTCAAGCGCCTATAAAGACGTGGTTGCTTTTGTTGTCCTGGTCCTGGTGTTGTTTGTCAAACCGACCGGGTTGCTCGGTAAGGAATAA